From Corynebacterium sp. BD556, the proteins below share one genomic window:
- a CDS encoding IclR family transcriptional regulator — protein sequence MKKRQVPAANNVLRILALLSTTDAPISAARIQRELDLPRSTTYHLLRELEDSGFVVHLPSPGTYGLGLAAYQIAASYTTQQPLVRLAAKDLKAIASFVGGSTHLSRLAGSEIVYLHEARAPRAVSLVTEVGVRLPALSTASGRIMVAHLPEPEVKAIFSASGEQRAYRTVKAHLALARERGWDSETEEVSRGQESVAVALVDHLGRPAAALAATFEAGSLDDAQRAEVISRLSTAARRVAGKFFGP from the coding sequence ATGAAGAAGCGTCAGGTTCCCGCGGCCAATAACGTGCTGCGTATTCTTGCGTTGCTGTCAACGACCGACGCCCCGATCTCCGCCGCCCGCATCCAGCGTGAGCTTGACCTGCCGCGCTCAACCACCTATCACCTGCTGCGGGAGTTGGAGGATTCTGGTTTCGTTGTGCATCTGCCCAGCCCCGGCACCTACGGGCTGGGCTTGGCGGCTTATCAGATAGCGGCGTCCTACACGACACAGCAGCCACTGGTGCGTCTCGCAGCGAAGGATTTGAAGGCGATTGCCTCCTTCGTCGGCGGCTCCACACACCTGTCGCGATTGGCGGGCTCCGAGATCGTCTATTTGCACGAGGCCCGCGCGCCCCGCGCGGTCTCCCTCGTCACCGAGGTCGGCGTGCGCCTTCCCGCCTTATCGACGGCTTCCGGGCGCATCATGGTGGCACATTTACCTGAACCCGAGGTCAAGGCCATCTTTTCCGCTTCCGGCGAGCAACGCGCTTACCGTACTGTCAAGGCGCACCTGGCGCTCGCCCGCGAACGCGGCTGGGATAGCGAAACCGAGGAGGTCTCCCGCGGCCAGGAATCCGTCGCCGTCGCGCTCGTCGACCACCTCGGCCGCCCCGCCGCAGCGCTTGCTGCCACCTTCGAGGCCGGCAGCCTTGACGACGCCCAGCGGGCCGAGGTGATCAGCCGCCTGTCCACTGCCGCGCGGCGGGTGGCGGGGAAGTTTTTCGGTCCGTAG
- the hutG gene encoding formimidoylglutamase: MNTVIGDLFTCPAAWSGRDDGPGAEHARWHSVIGTGEARDAVAVLGFATDEGVRRNGGRQGAAKGPEALRGALGSLAVHHNYTLVDAGTVVTQGEDLEQAQRELSDRVRAQAAAGNLVVVLGGGHETSFASHRGAYEALGAMHVINFDAHFDLRAAAQPTSGTPFRNIAELVGDEFDYSVFGISRPNNTKVLFDAARKLNVRTVLDTELAELSPHQAAKLAVAAVDGDLPIHVSIDLDVLPAAVAPGVSAPAGLGVALEHIHAMVTAVAATGRVALFDVVELNPVFDVDNRTARTAARLINDFVDAHVAAVSRG; encoded by the coding sequence ATGAATACAGTGATAGGCGATCTTTTTACCTGCCCTGCTGCGTGGTCGGGCCGTGATGACGGCCCTGGCGCCGAGCACGCCCGTTGGCACAGCGTGATTGGCACAGGCGAGGCTCGTGACGCCGTGGCGGTGCTTGGATTCGCTACCGATGAGGGGGTTCGGCGCAACGGTGGGCGTCAAGGGGCAGCGAAGGGTCCGGAGGCGCTGCGCGGTGCGTTGGGCAGCCTGGCTGTGCACCATAACTACACGCTTGTCGACGCTGGAACCGTCGTCACCCAGGGAGAGGACCTGGAGCAAGCGCAGAGAGAGCTAAGTGATCGCGTCCGCGCTCAGGCTGCGGCGGGCAACCTTGTGGTGGTGCTCGGGGGTGGGCACGAGACATCTTTCGCCTCTCACCGTGGCGCCTACGAGGCCCTCGGGGCGATGCATGTGATCAACTTCGACGCCCATTTCGACCTGCGGGCTGCCGCCCAGCCGACCTCTGGGACCCCATTTCGCAACATTGCGGAGCTTGTGGGCGATGAATTCGATTATTCGGTGTTTGGTATCTCGCGACCAAATAACACGAAGGTACTGTTCGACGCCGCCCGGAAGCTCAACGTCCGGACCGTGCTCGACACTGAGCTTGCGGAATTGAGCCCGCACCAAGCGGCGAAGCTGGCGGTGGCAGCGGTAGACGGGGACCTACCGATCCACGTGAGCATCGATTTGGATGTTCTACCGGCCGCTGTCGCGCCGGGCGTGTCCGCGCCGGCGGGGTTGGGTGTGGCGTTAGAGCATATTCACGCGATGGTCACTGCTGTTGCCGCCACCGGCCGGGTCGCGCTTTTTGATGTTGTTGAGCTCAATCCGGTTTTCGATGTGGATAACCGCACCGCGAGAACGGCGGCACGGCTAATCAACGATTTCGTCGACGCGCATGTCGCTGCCGTCAGCCGCGGTTAG
- a CDS encoding alanine/glycine:cation symporter family protein produces MEGFISTVNSIVWSNWLVYLCLGAGAYFTVATLFLQIRCIPDMLRQITKGEKSDSGISSFQSLMMSLAGRVGVGNIAGVSTAIAFGGPGAVFWMWTVATLGSATSFVECTLAQVYKERDRDTGEYRGGPAYYIEKAFRHTAARPFMLAYAIVFAISMILATSYFLPGIQANGVSAAVENAWNIPPMTTAVVLAGLLAVIIIGGVKRIATFTSFVVPVMALIYVVIALLVLFANASQIPEVFGLIFRSAFDKEAAFSGMLGAAIMWGVKRGIYSNEAGQGTGPQSAAATEVSHPAKQGFVQAFAVYIDTLFICSATAFIIIATDMYKVFEGESEDGMVRYSGALPDGIPVGPGFVQAGLDSYAAGIGPSFVALAIAFFAFTTVLAYYYMSEVNFTYLNRWVRNEVVRRAVIWILRVLIVVSVFIGATSTPGAAWDLGDIGVGVTAWLNIVAILFLQGPALKCLWDYRRQKKAGLEPQFDPEALGIKNADFWVERKAAMVANGTWNVPLGVDDSVIATPPEVTGSSEG; encoded by the coding sequence GTGGAAGGGTTTATCTCAACAGTCAACAGCATTGTCTGGTCAAATTGGTTGGTGTATCTATGCCTCGGCGCGGGTGCCTACTTCACCGTTGCCACCTTGTTCCTGCAAATCCGTTGCATCCCCGACATGTTGCGGCAAATCACCAAAGGTGAGAAGTCGGATTCCGGCATTTCCTCCTTTCAGTCTTTGATGATGTCCCTTGCAGGCCGCGTGGGCGTGGGCAACATTGCAGGCGTGTCCACCGCCATCGCTTTCGGAGGCCCGGGCGCGGTGTTTTGGATGTGGACCGTGGCTACACTCGGCTCCGCTACTTCTTTCGTGGAATGCACCCTGGCCCAGGTGTATAAGGAAAGAGACCGTGACACCGGCGAATACCGCGGCGGCCCGGCTTATTACATCGAGAAAGCATTCCGCCACACCGCGGCGCGGCCATTCATGTTGGCCTACGCTATTGTCTTTGCCATCTCGATGATTCTGGCCACCTCCTACTTCCTCCCGGGCATCCAGGCAAACGGCGTTTCCGCCGCGGTTGAAAATGCGTGGAACATTCCGCCGATGACTACCGCAGTGGTGCTGGCGGGCCTTCTCGCAGTCATCATCATCGGCGGCGTCAAGCGCATCGCCACTTTCACGTCCTTCGTGGTGCCGGTGATGGCGTTGATCTACGTCGTCATTGCGCTTTTGGTCCTGTTCGCCAACGCCTCCCAGATCCCGGAAGTCTTTGGCCTGATTTTCCGCTCCGCCTTTGACAAGGAAGCAGCATTCTCCGGCATGTTAGGTGCCGCCATTATGTGGGGCGTTAAGCGTGGCATCTACTCCAACGAGGCCGGCCAGGGCACTGGGCCGCAGTCCGCAGCGGCTACTGAGGTGTCCCACCCGGCGAAGCAGGGCTTCGTCCAGGCTTTCGCTGTCTACATTGACACCCTGTTTATCTGCTCCGCAACTGCGTTCATCATCATCGCGACCGATATGTATAAGGTCTTTGAGGGCGAGTCTGAGGACGGTATGGTGCGCTACTCCGGCGCGCTTCCCGACGGCATCCCCGTCGGCCCCGGTTTCGTCCAGGCTGGACTGGACTCCTACGCGGCGGGTATTGGTCCGAGTTTCGTCGCGCTAGCCATCGCTTTCTTCGCCTTCACCACGGTGCTGGCTTACTACTACATGTCTGAGGTGAACTTCACCTACCTGAACCGCTGGGTGCGCAACGAGGTTGTGCGCCGCGCGGTGATTTGGATTCTGCGCGTGCTGATCGTCGTCTCCGTCTTCATCGGCGCAACCAGCACTCCGGGTGCCGCCTGGGACCTGGGCGACATCGGCGTCGGTGTCACCGCGTGGCTTAACATCGTGGCCATCCTGTTCCTGCAGGGCCCGGCCTTGAAATGCCTGTGGGACTACCGCCGCCAGAAGAAGGCGGGCCTGGAGCCACAGTTCGACCCGGAGGCCTTGGGCATCAAAAACGCTGACTTCTGGGTGGAGCGCAAGGCCGCGATGGTCGCTAACGGCACCTGGAACGTGCCGCTCGGCGTCGACGACTCCGTCATCGCCACCCCGCCTGAGGTCACCGGATCATCCGAGGGCTGA
- a CDS encoding amino acid permease, translated as MVKKLPALPEAKTRGGFSARHLHFIALGSAVGTGLFYGSAGAIQAAGPSVLLVYLLGGAVVYFMLRALGEMAVHHPVTGSFAEYTRAHLGGAAGYLTGWMFAFEMVIVALADLTAIGIYMGFWFPDVSRWVWILVALLIVGAANLMSAKVFGELEFWFTVVKVAAVIAMIVAGAAVLAFGLSGLDSTGPQNLVNDGGFFPNGVGGMVSSFILVLFAFGGTEIIGVVGTEAREPDKAVPKAINTVPVRILLFYVLSILVILMINPWRTVTGEESPFVQIFSALGVNWAAGLLNVVVITAALSAINADVFAAGRILTGLAKQQLAPKIMARTVRGVPAMSTVILLAVLTVGLVLNVVIPESVFELVASLATFATIFVWLMILLAHIASRRRMSDAQVQQMSYTVTLWPYGQYFAVAFILFTFGIMAWQPAFRPALAVGVIFSVVCVVLYYLTGRNKVEAGTVAELGSPPVKADE; from the coding sequence ATGGTTAAGAAACTTCCTGCACTGCCGGAAGCGAAAACTCGTGGCGGTTTTTCCGCCAGGCACCTGCATTTTATTGCGTTGGGCTCAGCCGTTGGTACGGGCCTTTTCTATGGTTCAGCGGGAGCTATCCAGGCGGCGGGACCTTCGGTGCTTTTGGTTTACCTCCTGGGCGGCGCCGTGGTGTATTTCATGTTGCGCGCCTTGGGGGAAATGGCGGTGCACCATCCGGTAACTGGTTCCTTCGCTGAGTACACCCGCGCTCACCTGGGCGGTGCGGCAGGGTACCTGACCGGGTGGATGTTCGCTTTTGAAATGGTCATTGTGGCCTTGGCGGATCTCACAGCCATTGGCATTTATATGGGTTTTTGGTTCCCTGACGTTTCGCGGTGGGTGTGGATCCTCGTTGCGCTTCTCATCGTGGGAGCGGCGAACTTGATGTCAGCGAAGGTTTTCGGAGAGTTGGAGTTTTGGTTCACCGTTGTCAAGGTCGCAGCGGTCATCGCCATGATTGTGGCGGGGGCAGCGGTGCTTGCCTTTGGGTTGTCAGGTTTGGACAGCACAGGGCCACAAAACCTGGTCAATGACGGTGGTTTCTTCCCCAACGGGGTCGGCGGGATGGTCAGTTCCTTCATTTTGGTGCTTTTTGCCTTCGGCGGCACGGAAATCATCGGCGTGGTGGGCACGGAGGCGCGGGAGCCGGATAAGGCGGTGCCGAAAGCTATCAACACTGTTCCGGTGCGTATTTTACTTTTTTACGTGTTATCTATCCTGGTGATTTTGATGATCAATCCGTGGCGCACTGTGACGGGTGAGGAGTCGCCTTTTGTGCAGATTTTTTCGGCCCTCGGTGTGAATTGGGCGGCGGGCTTGCTCAATGTTGTGGTCATCACGGCTGCCCTATCCGCGATCAACGCCGATGTTTTCGCTGCGGGTCGCATCCTGACCGGGCTAGCTAAGCAGCAGTTGGCCCCTAAGATCATGGCTCGCACCGTCCGCGGCGTGCCCGCGATGTCCACTGTGATTTTGCTTGCGGTGCTTACCGTCGGGCTGGTGCTCAACGTGGTCATCCCGGAGTCAGTGTTTGAGCTGGTCGCGTCTCTTGCGACTTTTGCCACCATTTTTGTGTGGTTGATGATTCTGCTGGCACATATTGCTTCGCGCCGCCGGATGAGCGATGCGCAGGTTCAGCAGATGTCTTATACGGTGACGCTGTGGCCTTATGGTCAGTACTTCGCCGTGGCGTTTATTTTGTTTACGTTTGGCATCATGGCTTGGCAACCGGCCTTCCGTCCGGCGTTGGCCGTGGGTGTGATCTTCAGTGTGGTGTGCGTGGTTTTGTACTACCTCACTGGCCGCAACAAGGTTGAAGCTGGCACGGTCGCGGAGCTGGGTTCGCCCCCGGTGAAAGCTGATGAGTAG
- a CDS encoding vWA domain-containing protein: protein MKLNTMFRVTAFAATLSLAVSSGALGFSVSQAQGIQPGLARLGACIAEQEVLDVVLLMDESGSLAYEVKDGVSNRGKPGADPDANRVDAAQRFIDELVAQQEATGLKSNVKIVGFGQDYKSNATHPDAYGDWIALNASTAKDAKDEISKFVDRTEEDYTNYSNALTGAYNDLTRSGSEHPCRMVVTFTDGELTSNPAQEPVDQVKHELCRPRGVTDRLRGAGITNVGIGLSAPHVPSNFALLRGVTEGGGENCGSAEPNGAFFEAQNVGGLFASFRRALSTGNDVQQNTTADQAMRVVLDDSITKLRMSVVAEDNLGPDAFVLLTAPTGETLELKQSGEQGLGGADVSWQSTSAPAATAEVTMTLRQGSSWEGPWTVQFSGYDESRSQGKVFSLIQLQPGLKITVSGSDSTDGGRLAVTDEQDITLKLSDGSGEQRAVYGEAITNVSFHPEGGQPQVLAENLDISSGSATIPATAITNLPVAGRLETVTTITTKGEPGTTLSPFTNSTELSVSLQNLPHVASSVSYSTTEETATVALEVAGPGRVWIKPGTTVRAEDAPESNGQIAVSSVHDSEDNALVLDRGEKATLQIQFAVDELAEGIVDGSFPVTISDVDKQEVPVEINTAVDATYSIPVNKAAFVGATILAMLLGLLIPLGILYLVRYFTNTIPDAKFGAITRTVVREGAGVSYDGAPKLSYTSSEAYQGQIHPSARAFAAAGTTYRVHALSLNPLVPASIIADRGPSVGPSGEHRKHRAKLPLELRNSWTLTRSPHNSNQYELTIFPGLPFEQTEQDNLMAEIARNVPSRIADLESMGGTEDEIAKGPSGLQQFQKPPQSDPPRFMPPSGSPSPDRFTPPQH from the coding sequence ATGAAACTAAACACAATGTTCCGTGTCACCGCATTCGCCGCCACGCTATCTTTAGCAGTGTCTTCCGGAGCCTTAGGATTTAGCGTTTCCCAGGCGCAAGGCATCCAGCCCGGACTCGCTCGACTTGGTGCCTGCATTGCCGAACAAGAAGTACTTGATGTGGTGCTGCTCATGGATGAATCCGGCAGCCTCGCCTATGAGGTGAAGGATGGAGTTTCAAACAGGGGAAAGCCCGGAGCAGACCCCGACGCCAATCGTGTCGATGCTGCACAGCGCTTCATTGACGAGCTTGTCGCGCAACAGGAAGCAACGGGATTGAAATCCAATGTCAAGATCGTCGGTTTCGGTCAGGACTACAAGTCAAACGCGACTCATCCGGATGCGTACGGCGACTGGATTGCGCTCAACGCTTCGACAGCCAAAGATGCAAAGGACGAAATTTCGAAATTCGTCGACCGGACTGAGGAGGACTACACCAACTACTCCAATGCGCTCACTGGTGCTTACAACGACTTGACCCGCTCCGGTTCTGAACACCCTTGCCGCATGGTTGTGACTTTTACAGACGGCGAACTTACCTCAAATCCGGCACAGGAGCCGGTTGATCAAGTTAAACATGAGCTGTGTCGCCCGCGGGGCGTCACAGACCGTCTCCGTGGTGCTGGAATTACCAACGTGGGCATTGGCCTTTCGGCACCACACGTGCCCAGCAATTTTGCCCTGTTACGAGGCGTAACAGAAGGCGGCGGAGAAAACTGTGGCTCCGCCGAGCCCAACGGTGCCTTCTTTGAAGCGCAAAACGTTGGCGGCCTATTTGCATCCTTCCGCCGTGCGCTGTCAACCGGCAACGACGTTCAACAGAACACAACAGCAGATCAAGCGATGAGAGTCGTCCTCGATGACTCCATTACCAAGCTTCGTATGTCGGTGGTCGCGGAAGACAATCTTGGCCCAGACGCATTCGTCCTCTTGACTGCGCCTACGGGCGAGACGCTTGAGCTAAAACAGTCGGGTGAGCAGGGTTTGGGCGGAGCGGATGTGTCGTGGCAATCGACTTCCGCGCCGGCAGCTACAGCGGAGGTCACCATGACGCTGCGACAGGGATCCTCTTGGGAGGGGCCATGGACTGTTCAGTTCAGCGGCTACGACGAATCTAGGTCGCAGGGGAAGGTTTTTTCGCTTATCCAACTTCAACCTGGATTGAAAATCACCGTCTCGGGGTCTGATTCAACAGATGGTGGGCGCTTGGCGGTCACTGACGAACAAGACATCACTTTGAAGCTGAGTGACGGTTCTGGTGAGCAACGCGCCGTCTATGGAGAGGCGATCACCAATGTCTCCTTCCACCCCGAGGGCGGTCAGCCGCAAGTTCTCGCTGAAAACCTTGATATTTCTTCCGGATCGGCCACGATTCCGGCGACGGCTATCACTAATCTGCCTGTAGCGGGTCGCCTGGAAACGGTAACAACCATCACGACCAAGGGTGAGCCCGGAACGACACTCAGCCCGTTTACCAACTCCACCGAACTTTCCGTCTCATTGCAGAATTTGCCCCACGTTGCGAGCTCAGTCTCGTATTCGACGACTGAGGAAACTGCAACTGTCGCCTTGGAAGTCGCGGGCCCGGGGCGAGTGTGGATCAAGCCAGGCACGACGGTGCGTGCGGAGGATGCACCTGAAAGCAATGGGCAAATCGCTGTGTCCTCCGTTCACGACTCCGAGGACAATGCTCTCGTGCTCGACAGAGGGGAGAAGGCGACGCTGCAGATTCAGTTTGCAGTTGATGAACTTGCTGAAGGCATTGTCGATGGCTCATTTCCGGTGACCATCTCAGATGTGGACAAACAGGAGGTCCCTGTCGAGATCAACACTGCTGTTGACGCGACCTACTCGATTCCTGTAAATAAAGCGGCATTCGTTGGGGCAACGATCCTCGCGATGCTGTTAGGACTTCTCATTCCGCTCGGAATTCTTTATCTCGTGCGTTACTTCACCAACACGATCCCAGACGCAAAATTTGGTGCGATCACGCGCACGGTGGTACGCGAGGGAGCGGGGGTGTCCTACGATGGAGCGCCAAAGCTCAGCTATACCTCGAGCGAGGCATACCAGGGGCAGATCCACCCCTCGGCGCGGGCGTTCGCCGCCGCCGGCACTACATATCGGGTGCATGCTCTAAGCCTGAACCCCTTGGTTCCGGCCTCGATTATCGCTGATCGCGGGCCATCCGTTGGGCCATCCGGCGAGCATCGGAAACACCGCGCGAAGTTGCCTCTTGAACTTCGTAATTCCTGGACGCTCACGCGTAGCCCCCATAACTCGAACCAATACGAACTGACCATCTTTCCGGGGCTTCCCTTTGAGCAAACCGAGCAAGACAATCTCATGGCGGAAATAGCGAGAAATGTGCCATCTCGAATAGCAGATCTTGAGTCCATGGGTGGAACCGAAGACGAGATAGCCAAGGGGCCTTCTGGGCTGCAGCAGTTCCAGAAGCCGCCGCAAAGTGATCCGCCACGGTTCATGCCGCCGTCGGGGAGTCCTTCCCCCGACCGTTTCACACCTCCCCAACACTAA
- a CDS encoding tubulin-like doman-containing protein produces the protein MYKILAVGCGGSGAKSLSFMMDQLKTTLAEDAPEWFEANGRRLPAAWQFVLVDVPTQPEEEKAVPNVPNAGGRYISTGSSAGFSHIDKSVMSQLGRNEALSAIATWAYPNPENVTVPVDAGAGQYRGVGRMLILSKLRQVADQLEAARNRINSAEAASELDAIRSEMGQGSPKGEQAADPVTFVVSSMAGGAGASMALDVCRLLSGLGLGNFQGRSALFMVTPDIFKKAGAADDFIGTSPNTLALFGELAAAQLGQGTAADRFLYEGLGYNANLTPMPVSRVMPVGMSAGTEAVPISDDANPSTVYRALGRGLAALTTDTGMMNNFVQYQLGNPGSTPFNKEYYGWGADNAEADAIPWGSFGYARLAMGRDRYAEYSAQRLAYSAVKRVVEGYKDPNNPGLSDDEQLRERLDKTWLYVQRRLGDALPLPNPNTIGQWRGDVDVWLQNIGGQKAWDWAQQCVSQMQQENRIPSPNGRRAMDWITETRSTLVSTFNNEFIQADLGGLEGGSGDLYRFVHSWATGDLQRSVLEVLSEQIANFGIAYGAELLADIRRKLENPITHLSQNAVATTLVIPQDMDGALATSKSKLHGDDQRDRLYDDVKKQLFTIALVKMGRLISEVLADFSRNFLSTVMSNCKDAYSELNHDRSKSNDPDLGVAQTKTDVPRLWPQEETADTVPSRFSNAANEVMVTSPKEYPERFKHDVIGSTHSDEGGNLDYTAALEKATKAIIHGEWNDESDSEKAPKDLLVLVEPWLPKVLSFVPDTGELVPETSGRVALKIRSGQILDRARRYVQRNGYSFERFINQSLKSFLLETQTEQEREAHRATIAAKFEQAMTKSLPLAQINEALLKELYPTLSGVKYKFNFSSIPFLGDKPLADRLIHIERNYPNADYSDAQPLSGSLVSEGEQRAIDIYGAYPNYLPVVFDSILPDAAKEWDRLTMNNARQSFWQMRRARPIGASIPMSKSERLAMIRGWYVGRLVGSTIFPGEKDRAEATDPIHVFDPKQQKWAKFDMPLLTPPAKMRYSFDWLPAILESVSMAWAKAPEAPQLHSLDPYLALRRNWDTRDEPQDVITATRGYDILRAWLFNGDRVGAEMALPLMIPGTDPSVTPQDRLEASKKWLQEESKRSLMLVSTKQLPGHFPPTSTKRTMADIADRETAMKVPLLIDISLDVHQACEDIMKALDEALKAGPPIEEAQDSGGLYEASQVSSKQAAQTEAEIDDLFGSGF, from the coding sequence ATGTATAAGATTCTTGCCGTTGGCTGCGGCGGATCCGGTGCGAAGTCCCTTTCGTTCATGATGGACCAGCTCAAGACCACTCTCGCCGAAGACGCTCCTGAGTGGTTCGAGGCAAACGGGCGACGCCTTCCGGCGGCATGGCAATTTGTGCTTGTTGACGTCCCTACCCAGCCCGAGGAAGAAAAGGCAGTTCCCAACGTGCCGAACGCGGGTGGGCGATACATTTCGACTGGCTCCTCCGCTGGTTTTTCTCACATCGACAAGAGTGTGATGTCGCAGCTTGGCCGCAACGAAGCTTTGAGCGCCATTGCAACTTGGGCGTATCCGAATCCGGAAAATGTCACTGTCCCCGTGGACGCGGGGGCCGGTCAGTACCGTGGTGTGGGTCGTATGCTCATCTTGAGCAAGCTTCGTCAGGTGGCAGATCAACTGGAAGCAGCTCGGAACCGCATCAACAGCGCTGAGGCGGCTTCGGAACTTGATGCGATCCGCTCAGAAATGGGGCAGGGAAGCCCGAAGGGTGAGCAGGCTGCAGACCCTGTGACATTCGTTGTCTCGTCCATGGCTGGTGGCGCTGGCGCCTCTATGGCGCTTGATGTGTGCCGCCTCCTGAGCGGCTTAGGCCTGGGAAATTTCCAGGGGCGTTCCGCGTTATTTATGGTGACCCCAGATATTTTCAAGAAGGCTGGCGCTGCTGACGACTTCATCGGCACAAGCCCGAACACCCTCGCGCTTTTCGGCGAGTTGGCCGCCGCCCAGCTCGGCCAAGGTACTGCGGCAGACCGATTCCTGTACGAAGGGCTCGGTTATAACGCTAACCTGACTCCGATGCCGGTTTCGCGTGTCATGCCAGTCGGCATGTCCGCTGGAACCGAAGCCGTGCCGATTTCAGATGACGCGAATCCGTCGACGGTTTATCGCGCTTTGGGCCGGGGCCTGGCGGCGCTGACCACCGACACCGGCATGATGAATAACTTTGTGCAGTACCAGCTCGGTAACCCCGGCAGCACCCCATTCAACAAGGAGTACTACGGGTGGGGCGCCGACAACGCAGAAGCGGACGCGATCCCCTGGGGATCTTTTGGATACGCTCGTTTGGCAATGGGGCGCGACCGTTACGCCGAATACTCCGCCCAGCGACTGGCTTACTCCGCCGTGAAGCGTGTCGTCGAGGGATACAAAGACCCAAACAATCCCGGCTTAAGCGATGATGAGCAGCTCCGGGAGCGCCTCGACAAAACGTGGCTCTATGTGCAGAGGAGGCTTGGCGACGCCCTCCCGCTGCCGAATCCGAACACCATTGGCCAATGGCGGGGAGACGTTGATGTTTGGCTTCAGAATATCGGCGGACAAAAAGCCTGGGATTGGGCTCAGCAGTGTGTGAGTCAGATGCAGCAAGAAAACCGTATTCCCTCGCCTAACGGGCGTAGAGCGATGGACTGGATCACCGAAACTCGCAGCACGCTGGTAAGCACGTTTAACAATGAATTTATCCAGGCAGACCTAGGGGGACTTGAAGGGGGAAGCGGCGATCTTTATCGTTTTGTTCACTCGTGGGCGACAGGTGATCTCCAGCGCAGCGTTCTTGAAGTCCTTTCGGAGCAGATAGCCAATTTCGGTATTGCCTACGGCGCCGAGCTCTTAGCCGACATCCGTCGAAAGCTGGAAAACCCCATCACTCATCTTTCGCAGAATGCGGTGGCCACGACTCTTGTGATTCCTCAAGACATGGATGGGGCCCTGGCAACCTCCAAGTCGAAGTTGCATGGTGATGATCAGCGAGACAGACTTTATGACGATGTAAAAAAGCAACTTTTCACCATCGCGTTGGTGAAAATGGGCCGCTTGATCAGCGAAGTTCTTGCTGATTTTTCTCGAAATTTCCTCTCCACCGTCATGTCCAACTGCAAGGACGCCTACTCTGAGCTCAACCATGACCGTTCCAAGAGCAACGATCCTGACCTTGGCGTCGCTCAGACGAAGACAGACGTTCCCCGTCTGTGGCCCCAGGAGGAGACCGCCGATACGGTTCCGTCGCGTTTCAGCAACGCGGCTAATGAGGTTATGGTCACGAGCCCGAAGGAGTACCCGGAACGCTTCAAACACGACGTAATCGGCTCGACGCACAGCGACGAAGGCGGCAATCTCGATTACACCGCCGCGCTTGAAAAAGCGACGAAGGCAATCATCCACGGCGAGTGGAACGACGAATCCGACTCGGAAAAGGCTCCGAAAGATCTTCTCGTTCTCGTCGAACCGTGGCTGCCGAAGGTGTTGTCGTTCGTGCCTGATACTGGTGAGCTCGTTCCCGAAACGAGTGGACGAGTGGCCCTCAAGATTCGATCCGGCCAGATCTTGGATCGCGCCCGCCGGTATGTTCAGCGCAACGGCTACTCCTTTGAGCGTTTTATCAACCAGTCGCTGAAAAGCTTCCTGCTTGAGACGCAAACCGAGCAGGAACGCGAGGCGCACCGTGCCACCATCGCGGCGAAGTTTGAGCAAGCCATGACCAAGTCGTTGCCGCTGGCGCAAATCAACGAGGCTTTGCTAAAGGAGCTCTACCCCACACTTTCCGGCGTGAAATATAAGTTCAACTTCTCCTCGATTCCGTTTTTAGGAGACAAACCGCTGGCAGACCGACTCATCCACATTGAGCGAAATTACCCCAACGCTGACTACAGCGATGCTCAGCCGCTAAGTGGAAGCTTGGTTTCTGAGGGTGAGCAGCGAGCTATTGATATTTATGGGGCGTACCCGAACTACCTCCCCGTGGTTTTCGATTCCATCCTCCCCGATGCAGCGAAGGAATGGGATCGACTGACAATGAACAACGCGCGTCAGAGTTTCTGGCAGATGCGACGCGCCCGCCCGATTGGCGCGTCAATTCCTATGTCTAAATCGGAGCGCTTGGCCATGATACGTGGTTGGTATGTCGGCAGACTTGTTGGGTCAACCATTTTCCCAGGTGAGAAAGATCGCGCGGAGGCTACCGATCCAATCCACGTCTTTGACCCGAAGCAACAAAAGTGGGCGAAGTTCGATATGCCACTTCTCACCCCTCCTGCCAAAATGCGTTATTCGTTCGACTGGCTTCCAGCGATTCTAGAATCGGTGAGCATGGCGTGGGCGAAGGCGCCGGAGGCCCCGCAGTTGCATTCGCTAGATCCCTATCTTGCTCTCCGCCGTAACTGGGATACTCGTGACGAGCCTCAAGACGTTATTACAGCGACTCGGGGATACGATATCCTCCGCGCTTGGCTGTTCAATGGAGATCGAGTCGGCGCAGAGATGGCTTTGCCGCTGATGATCCCTGGCACGGATCCGTCCGTGACACCACAGGATCGCCTCGAAGCTTCTAAGAAGTGGCTGCAGGAAGAAAGCAAACGCTCTCTCATGCTTGTCTCCACCAAGCAGCTTCCCGGGCACTTCCCGCCGACGAGCACAAAGCGCACTATGGCAGATATCGCTGATCGGGAGACAGCAATGAAGGTGCCGCTTCTCATCGATATTTCATTGGATGTGCATCAGGCCTGTGAGGACATTATGAAGGCGCTCGACGAGGCACTAAAGGCTGGCCCTCCGATCGAGGAAGCTCAGGACTCCGGTGGTCTCTACGAGGCTTCGCAAGTTTCGAGTAAGCAGGCCGCTCAAACCGAGGCCGAAATCGACGATCTGTTCGGTTCCGGGTTCTAG